A genomic segment from Oncorhynchus keta strain PuntledgeMale-10-30-2019 chromosome 7, Oket_V2, whole genome shotgun sequence encodes:
- the LOC118386116 gene encoding uncharacterized protein LOC118386116, with protein MEFLKSYKEDLCKWLSTKDAEFIIDKCDDLLTAKQDKAIRNQNTHPGKISLLLETFIEMEESTCQDFLKILKEEQTHYPGLQQHFSKRTQASSSPTVYADCNSTVDTRKVTNVHGIKDLDMHVTVQAGSRNRSGMNVSQPPPHAEVVATEHSHIFASEISNCTIDGNLNMSVMQVPAPQAPRCPGPSQPNNMTYSPSISSISDKRGFLKRNRTALVSQVKNVKAIVDDLQSGGCHDEMAANVNAQLTPQEMMRKLLDSATSTGAANALIQALLTHQKDVMDDLIAENA; from the exons ATGGAATTTCTGAAGTCATACAAGGAGGACCTGTGCAAGTGGTTATCGACGAAGGATGCTGAGTTTATCATTGACAAGTGTGACGATCTCCTCACAGCTAAACAGGATAAGGCTATTCGCAATCAAAACACGCATCCAGGGAAGATCAGTCTTCTTTTGGAGACATTCATTGAAATGGAAGAAAGTACATGTCAGGACTTCCTTAAGATTCTGAAGGAAGAGCAGACACATTATCCAGGCCTTCAACAACATTTCAGCAAGCGCACACAAG CTTCATCCAGCCCAACGGTGTATGCGGATTGCAACAGCACTGTTGATACCAGGAAAGTCACCAATGTCCACGGTATTAAAGACTTAGACATGCATGTAACCGTTCAAGCAGGATCGAGGAATCGATCTG GAATGAACGTCAGCCAACCACCCCCACACGCAGAAGTGGTTGCAACAGAACACAGCCATATATTTGCATCAGAGATATCGAACTGTACAATCGATGGCAACCTCAATATGTCTGTGATGCAGGTCCCAGCCCCTCAGGCCCCACGGTGTCCAG GACCATCACAGCCCAACAACATGACATATTCTCCATCGATCTCTTCAATTTCAG ACAAACGTGGGTTTTTGAAAAGAAACCGCACAGCTCTGGTTAGCCAGGTGAAAAACGTGAAGGCCATTGTCGATGATCTGCAGAGTGGAGGTTGTCATGATGAAATGGCTGCCAACGTGAATGCCCAGTTGACACCACAAGAAATGATGAGGAAGCTCCTGGATAGCGCGACCAGCACCGGGGCTGCTAACGCCCTGATTCAAGCCCTTTTAACTCATCAGAAGGATGTCATGGATGACCTGATTGCTGAAAATGCTTGA